One stretch of Glycine soja cultivar W05 chromosome 7, ASM419377v2, whole genome shotgun sequence DNA includes these proteins:
- the LOC114419773 gene encoding uncharacterized protein LOC114419773 isoform X1, which yields MALSSAFHERLHHMDRARMQRLSLLQAEKELQGNKSRVLASKLANIRATEQRCSWLDQKIASQNFKLLALKSQIENLEAKHESLSLELRYRSMQNEVEEIEELRVKRDYYYQAKRMEMKEFKEIAERFVVKCKVEVQSLRNRVNELRSSFVELKSNSGDYCNSEIAAAEMRKLELLAENESVCRNIDYNQQVKAHLQKQLQSILITQTQDKGSEVKSSNG from the exons ATGGCGCTTTCCTCCGCATTCCACGAACGGCTCCACCACATGGACCGCGCTCGAATGCAACGCCTCTCTCTTCTCCAG GCAGAGAAAGAATTGCAAGGGAACAAGTCACGCGTTTTGGCTTCAAAGCTCGCTAACATCAGAGCCACGGAACAGAGGTGCTCGTGGCTCGATCAGAAAATTGCGTCGCAGAATTTCAAGCTTCTGGCTCTCAAGTCTCAAATCGAGAACCTCGAAGCCAAGCACGAATCGCTTTCACTAGAACTGAGGTATAG GTCGATGCAGAACGAGGTGGAGGAGATTGAGGAATTGCGCGTGAAGAGAGACTACTATTACCAGGCAAAGAGGATGGAAATGAAGGAGTTCAAGGAGATTGCGGAGAGGTTTGTAGTAAAATGTAAAGTGGAAGTTCAGAGTTTGAGGAATAGAGTAAACGAG ttgaGGTCATCTTTCGTGGAACTTAAAAGCAACAGTGGCGACTATTGCAATTCGGAGATAGCTGCTGCTGAAATGAGAAAGTTGGAACTCCTGGCTGAAAATGAGAGTGTCTGTAGAAACATTGATTATAACCAACAAGTAAAAGCTCATTTGCAAAAGCAGCTTCAGAGTATTCTGATTACGCAAACACAAGATAAGGGATCGGAGGTGAAGAGTAGTAATGGCTAA
- the LOC114419773 gene encoding uncharacterized protein LOC114419773 isoform X2 yields the protein MALSSAFHERLHHMDRARMQRLSLLQAEKELQGNKSRVLASKLANIRATEQRCSWLDQKIASQNFKLLALKSQIENLEAKHESLSLELRSMQNEVEEIEELRVKRDYYYQAKRMEMKEFKEIAERFVVKCKVEVQSLRNRVNELRSSFVELKSNSGDYCNSEIAAAEMRKLELLAENESVCRNIDYNQQVKAHLQKQLQSILITQTQDKGSEVKSSNG from the exons ATGGCGCTTTCCTCCGCATTCCACGAACGGCTCCACCACATGGACCGCGCTCGAATGCAACGCCTCTCTCTTCTCCAG GCAGAGAAAGAATTGCAAGGGAACAAGTCACGCGTTTTGGCTTCAAAGCTCGCTAACATCAGAGCCACGGAACAGAGGTGCTCGTGGCTCGATCAGAAAATTGCGTCGCAGAATTTCAAGCTTCTGGCTCTCAAGTCTCAAATCGAGAACCTCGAAGCCAAGCACGAATCGCTTTCACTAGAACTGAG GTCGATGCAGAACGAGGTGGAGGAGATTGAGGAATTGCGCGTGAAGAGAGACTACTATTACCAGGCAAAGAGGATGGAAATGAAGGAGTTCAAGGAGATTGCGGAGAGGTTTGTAGTAAAATGTAAAGTGGAAGTTCAGAGTTTGAGGAATAGAGTAAACGAG ttgaGGTCATCTTTCGTGGAACTTAAAAGCAACAGTGGCGACTATTGCAATTCGGAGATAGCTGCTGCTGAAATGAGAAAGTTGGAACTCCTGGCTGAAAATGAGAGTGTCTGTAGAAACATTGATTATAACCAACAAGTAAAAGCTCATTTGCAAAAGCAGCTTCAGAGTATTCTGATTACGCAAACACAAGATAAGGGATCGGAGGTGAAGAGTAGTAATGGCTAA